The following are encoded in a window of Halosolutus halophilus genomic DNA:
- a CDS encoding alpha/beta fold hydrolase, translated as MGSTPLSAGTDASLLSALDVESTYRTVNGVRLHVVAAGDEDDPLVVLLHGFPEFWYGWRTQIEPLVEAGFRVLVPDQRGYNLSEKPGSVRAYQQRTVARDVVELVDTEGHESAHVVGHDWGGAVAWDLGLRSPDVVDRLAIVNAPHPAAYREQLRSNPEQLRRSWYAMAFQLPVLPEFACRVADFAVLERALRETSAPGTFPDEVLAHYRRAWGQDGALTGMLNWYRAAARYPPRPLRERVTAPTLVVWGEDDTALVPELAVEGHRYCDDGRLELLPQTSHWVQHERPERLTELLVAHLDETN; from the coding sequence ATGGGTTCGACGCCCCTTTCGGCTGGGACCGACGCGTCGTTGCTGTCGGCGCTCGACGTCGAGTCGACGTACCGAACCGTCAACGGCGTTCGACTCCACGTCGTGGCGGCCGGCGACGAGGACGATCCGCTCGTCGTCTTGCTCCACGGGTTCCCCGAGTTCTGGTACGGCTGGCGAACCCAGATCGAACCGCTGGTCGAGGCCGGCTTCCGCGTCCTCGTCCCCGACCAGCGGGGATACAACCTGAGCGAGAAACCGGGATCCGTCCGGGCGTACCAGCAACGTACCGTCGCGCGAGACGTCGTCGAACTCGTCGACACCGAGGGGCACGAGTCGGCCCATGTCGTCGGCCACGACTGGGGCGGTGCCGTCGCCTGGGATCTCGGGCTTCGCTCTCCGGACGTCGTCGATCGACTCGCGATCGTCAACGCGCCGCATCCGGCGGCCTACCGCGAGCAACTGCGATCGAACCCGGAGCAGTTGCGGCGAAGCTGGTACGCGATGGCCTTCCAGCTTCCCGTACTGCCGGAATTCGCCTGTCGAGTGGCCGATTTCGCCGTTCTCGAACGGGCACTCCGCGAGACGTCCGCGCCAGGGACGTTCCCCGACGAGGTGCTAGCTCACTACCGTCGAGCCTGGGGTCAGGACGGTGCGCTCACCGGAATGCTCAACTGGTACCGGGCCGCCGCCCGGTACCCGCCGCGTCCGTTACGGGAGCGCGTCACAGCGCCGACGCTCGTCGTCTGGGGCGAAGACGACACCGCACTCGTTCCGGAACTGGCCGTCGAGGGCCACCGATACTGTGACGACGGTCGCCTCGAACTCCTGCCCCAGACGAGCCACTGGGTCCAGCACGAACGGCCGGAACGGCTGACCGAACTGCTCGTCGCGCACTTGGACGAGACGAACTGA
- the nirK gene encoding copper-containing nitrite reductase, which translates to MTQTTASRRRFIQAIGATGTVAIAGCVGSDVGASENSTETEDEEGLPAAKTVDVDRIARDPTDIPDPVDWDEPREHDVTIRAQDVTAEIEPGVTFDFMTFEGQVPGPMIRVRQGDRVTLRFEVPEDSNMAMHNMDFHAVYGPGGGAEATTIAPGDDAAEIAFTAEYAGAFIYHCAVPNMDQHISAGMFGSILVEPEDGLPEVDNEFYLGQHEIYTDGEVGEEGHHSFDFDAVMEENPTYVVFNGQAYGFTEDGVGPMEAEVGETARVYFANGGPNLLSSLHPIGNVWSNYYRDGDLLSEPDQNIETAPVAPGTTTAGEMEFPVPGPVKIVDHALSRVVHKGALAVVDVAGEENPDVYDEEP; encoded by the coding sequence ATGACCCAGACCACAGCAAGTCGACGGCGGTTCATACAGGCGATCGGCGCAACCGGCACAGTCGCGATCGCCGGGTGTGTCGGCAGTGACGTCGGCGCGTCGGAGAACAGCACCGAGACCGAGGACGAGGAGGGACTGCCCGCGGCGAAGACTGTGGACGTCGACCGGATCGCTCGCGATCCGACCGACATTCCGGACCCGGTCGACTGGGACGAGCCCCGCGAACACGACGTCACCATCCGGGCCCAGGACGTAACCGCCGAGATCGAACCCGGCGTCACGTTCGACTTCATGACCTTCGAGGGGCAGGTCCCCGGTCCGATGATCCGGGTCCGCCAGGGCGATCGGGTCACCCTCCGGTTCGAGGTTCCGGAGGACTCCAACATGGCCATGCACAACATGGACTTCCACGCGGTCTACGGCCCCGGCGGCGGGGCAGAGGCGACGACGATCGCACCAGGAGACGACGCCGCGGAGATCGCCTTCACGGCCGAGTACGCCGGCGCGTTCATCTACCACTGTGCGGTCCCGAACATGGACCAGCACATCAGCGCCGGCATGTTCGGCTCGATCCTCGTCGAGCCCGAAGACGGACTCCCCGAGGTCGACAACGAGTTCTACCTCGGCCAGCACGAGATCTACACCGACGGCGAGGTCGGCGAGGAAGGACACCACAGCTTCGACTTCGACGCGGTGATGGAGGAAAACCCCACCTACGTGGTGTTCAACGGCCAGGCCTACGGCTTCACCGAGGACGGCGTCGGGCCGATGGAAGCCGAGGTCGGCGAAACTGCGCGGGTGTACTTCGCCAACGGCGGTCCGAACCTCCTGAGTTCGCTCCACCCGATCGGCAACGTCTGGAGCAACTACTACCGTGACGGGGACCTGCTCTCCGAACCCGACCAGAACATCGAGACGGCCCCGGTGGCACCTGGAACGACCACGGCCGGCGAGATGGAGTTCCCCGTCCCCGGCCCGGTCAAAATCGTCGACCACGCGCTCAGTCGCGTCGTCCACAAGGGCGCGCTCGCCGTCGTCGACGTCGCCGGCGAGGAGAATCCCGACGTCTACGACGAGGAACCGTAA
- a CDS encoding transcription initiation factor IIB, with translation MTDSTTRTRSDERRQGETEPAREQVDEQEQCPECGGRLVSDAEHAETVCEDCGLVVDEGEIDRGPEWRAFDAAEKDEKSRVGAPTTNMMHDQGLSTNIGWQDKDAYGKSLSSRQRQKMQRLRTWNERFRTRDSKERNLKQALGEIDRMASALGLPENVRETASVIYRRALKEDLLPGRSIEGVATASLYAAARQAGTPRSLDEISAVSRVEKDEVARTYRYVIRELGLEVKPADPESYVPRFASDLDLSDETERRARGLLQTAKENGVHSGKSPVGLAAAAVYAGALLTNEKVTQNDVSEVASISEVTIRNRYHELLEAEEGTPA, from the coding sequence ATGACAGATTCCACCACCCGAACGCGGAGCGATGAGCGACGCCAGGGTGAGACCGAACCGGCGCGCGAGCAGGTCGACGAGCAGGAGCAGTGTCCGGAGTGTGGTGGCCGACTCGTCTCGGACGCCGAACACGCCGAAACCGTCTGTGAAGACTGTGGTCTCGTCGTCGACGAAGGTGAGATCGACCGCGGGCCGGAGTGGCGCGCGTTCGACGCCGCCGAGAAGGACGAGAAGTCCCGCGTCGGGGCCCCGACGACGAACATGATGCACGACCAGGGGCTCTCGACGAACATCGGCTGGCAGGACAAAGACGCCTACGGGAAGTCGCTGAGTTCCCGCCAGCGCCAGAAGATGCAGCGCCTGCGCACCTGGAACGAGCGGTTCCGCACCCGCGACTCCAAGGAGCGCAACCTCAAGCAGGCCCTCGGCGAGATCGATCGGATGGCCAGCGCGCTCGGCCTCCCCGAGAACGTCCGCGAGACCGCCAGTGTCATCTATCGCCGCGCGCTCAAGGAGGACCTGCTGCCGGGCCGATCGATCGAGGGCGTCGCCACCGCATCGCTGTACGCCGCCGCTCGGCAGGCCGGCACGCCCCGGAGCCTCGACGAAATTTCGGCCGTTAGCCGCGTCGAGAAAGACGAGGTCGCCCGCACGTACCGATACGTGATCCGCGAACTCGGACTCGAGGTCAAGCCGGCCGATCCCGAGAGCTACGTCCCCCGCTTCGCGAGCGATCTCGACCTCTCCGACGAGACCGAGCGACGCGCACGAGGGCTCCTGCAGACGGCCAAGGAGAACGGCGTTCACTCGGGGAAGTCACCGGTCGGCCTCGCCGCCGCGGCGGTCTACGCCGGGGCTCTCCTGACGAACGAGAAGGTCACCCAGAACGACGTCAGCGAGGTCGCGAGCATTTCGGAGGTTACCATCCGCAATCGTTATCACGAACTGCTCGAAGCCGAAGAAGGCACACCCGCCTGA
- the gatC gene encoding Asp-tRNA(Asn)/Glu-tRNA(Gln) amidotransferase subunit GatC: MSDDAVSAEEVRHVAELARVDLTDAEVDQFTGQFAAILEYFETLDEVPEVDREATLSNVMRPDEERDSLDREDALRNAPETEDGYFKGPNVS; the protein is encoded by the coding sequence ATGAGCGACGACGCCGTCAGTGCCGAGGAGGTCCGCCACGTCGCGGAACTCGCCCGCGTCGACCTCACGGACGCGGAGGTCGACCAGTTCACGGGGCAGTTCGCGGCCATCCTCGAGTACTTCGAAACGCTAGACGAGGTGCCGGAGGTCGATCGCGAGGCGACGCTTTCGAACGTGATGCGGCCGGACGAGGAGCGCGACTCGCTGGACAGGGAGGACGCGCTCCGGAACGCGCCCGAGACGGAGGACGGCTACTTCAAGGGGCCGAACGTTTCCTGA
- the gatA gene encoding Asp-tRNA(Asn)/Glu-tRNA(Gln) amidotransferase subunit GatA, with the protein MSANIFITEERIEGDDDGPLAGKTVAVKDNISTKGVRTTCGSKMLEEYVPPYDATVVERVKAAGGTIVGKANMDEFGMGSTTETSYFGSTENPAAPGRVPGGSSGGSAAAVAAGEADLALGSDTGGSVRCPAAFCGVVGIKPTYGLVSRYGLVAYGNSLEQIGPFATSVEDAAALLDVIAGSDDRDATTRESPLETNETYADAATGDVDGLQIGVPTELLDGAHEGVVETFWDAIADLEDRGADYHEVSLPSIEHAVEAYYVIAMSEASSNLARFDGVRYGHDADADGNWNEAFSQARKEGFGDEVKRRILLGTYALSAGYHDKYYKKAQDARAWVKQDFDEALSDADVLASPTMPVPPFELGESLDDPLQMYLADANTVPVNLADLPAISVPAGETDGLPVGLQLVGPAFGEQRLIRAASAVA; encoded by the coding sequence ATGTCGGCGAACATCTTCATCACCGAGGAGCGAATCGAGGGCGACGACGACGGCCCGCTGGCCGGGAAGACCGTCGCCGTCAAGGACAACATATCGACCAAAGGCGTCCGGACCACCTGTGGCTCGAAGATGCTCGAGGAGTACGTCCCGCCCTACGACGCCACGGTCGTCGAGCGGGTGAAAGCCGCCGGCGGGACGATCGTCGGGAAGGCGAACATGGACGAGTTCGGGATGGGATCGACCACCGAGACGTCGTATTTCGGATCGACGGAGAATCCGGCCGCCCCGGGCCGCGTCCCGGGGGGATCCTCCGGCGGTTCGGCGGCCGCCGTCGCCGCCGGCGAGGCCGACCTCGCGCTCGGCTCTGACACGGGTGGCTCGGTTCGCTGTCCCGCCGCCTTCTGCGGCGTCGTGGGCATCAAACCGACCTACGGACTGGTTTCGCGGTACGGGCTCGTCGCCTACGGAAACAGCTTAGAGCAGATCGGCCCCTTCGCGACCAGCGTCGAGGACGCCGCCGCGCTGCTCGACGTGATCGCCGGGAGCGACGATCGGGACGCGACGACTCGCGAGTCCCCGCTCGAGACAAACGAAACTTACGCCGACGCCGCCACCGGCGACGTCGACGGCCTGCAGATCGGCGTGCCGACCGAACTGCTCGACGGCGCCCACGAGGGCGTCGTCGAGACGTTCTGGGACGCGATCGCCGACCTCGAGGACCGCGGGGCCGACTACCACGAGGTCAGCCTCCCGTCGATCGAACACGCCGTGGAGGCCTACTACGTGATCGCGATGTCGGAAGCGTCCTCGAACCTCGCCCGGTTCGACGGCGTCCGGTACGGCCACGACGCCGACGCCGACGGCAACTGGAACGAGGCGTTCTCGCAGGCGCGCAAGGAAGGGTTCGGCGACGAGGTCAAGCGCCGCATCCTCCTTGGCACCTACGCCCTCTCGGCCGGCTACCACGACAAGTACTACAAGAAGGCCCAGGACGCCCGCGCGTGGGTCAAGCAGGACTTCGACGAGGCGCTCTCCGACGCCGACGTCCTCGCGTCGCCGACGATGCCGGTGCCGCCGTTCGAACTCGGGGAGAGCCTCGACGATCCGCTGCAGATGTACCTCGCAGACGCGAACACGGTTCCGGTCAACCTCGCCGATCTGCCCGCGATCTCGGTCCCTGCGGGCGAGACCGACGGCCTCCCCGTCGGGTTGCAACTCGTCGGCCCCGCGTTCGGTGAACAACGCCTGATCCGGGCGGCCAGCGCGGTGGCCTGA
- a CDS encoding formate/nitrite transporter family protein, which produces MPVAPDPAEIFDRTVDEGERRLNQSLLELAATSFIAGFTIVFGIAALGAVDAMVEPQFGDVAHIAAALTFGIGVVFLVVGRTELFNENFVAPAAKAVDQSGSWMLSSLVRLWTVTLVFNLVGGFLFALVFAVDGVLPSGSAHALGETAEVIVNRPMRAMFGSAIVGGALVSLLSYLLEAVNSVRSRITLAYTVGFLLALGPFDHVIVTAIHVFFGLLFDAEIGYGALSETIVVSTAGNFVGGLGLITFTHVAQVHGARTSDETR; this is translated from the coding sequence GTGCCCGTCGCACCAGATCCTGCCGAGATATTCGACCGAACGGTCGACGAAGGTGAACGGCGACTCAACCAGTCACTGCTCGAACTCGCGGCGACCAGTTTCATCGCGGGCTTCACGATCGTCTTCGGCATCGCCGCGCTCGGGGCCGTCGACGCAATGGTCGAGCCACAGTTCGGTGACGTCGCGCATATCGCGGCCGCACTCACGTTCGGTATCGGCGTCGTCTTCCTGGTCGTCGGTCGAACGGAGCTGTTCAACGAGAATTTCGTCGCTCCGGCCGCGAAGGCGGTCGATCAGTCCGGATCGTGGATGCTCTCGTCGCTCGTTCGCCTGTGGACCGTCACTCTCGTATTCAACCTCGTCGGCGGGTTCCTCTTCGCACTCGTCTTCGCTGTCGATGGCGTCCTTCCCTCGGGGTCGGCACACGCGCTGGGGGAGACCGCCGAGGTGATCGTCAACCGGCCGATGCGAGCAATGTTCGGGAGTGCCATCGTGGGGGGCGCGCTCGTGAGTTTACTGTCCTACCTTCTGGAGGCCGTCAATAGCGTCCGGAGTCGCATCACGTTGGCCTACACCGTCGGATTTCTGTTGGCCCTCGGACCGTTCGATCACGTCATCGTCACTGCGATCCACGTCTTTTTCGGACTTCTCTTCGATGCCGAGATCGGCTACGGAGCGCTGTCCGAGACGATCGTCGTCTCGACTGCGGGAAATTTCGTCGGCGGACTCGGTCTGATCACGTTCACCCACGTCGCCCAGGTACACGGGGCGCGAACCTCGGACGAAACACGATAG
- a CDS encoding helix-turn-helix transcriptional regulator has product MSVSAIEAELSADERAGLELVRETGGIHQSDFWKELDVSSRKGSRIVESLVEKELVDREETVYDGHNTYYITPTARDLDFTLLMAGDMLSPFIGEEEVDPNSDAFSQWIMNLAYEE; this is encoded by the coding sequence GTGAGCGTCTCTGCGATCGAAGCGGAACTCTCCGCGGACGAGCGAGCGGGACTCGAACTGGTCCGCGAGACCGGTGGCATTCACCAGAGTGACTTCTGGAAGGAACTGGACGTCTCCTCGCGCAAGGGGAGTCGGATCGTCGAATCGCTCGTCGAGAAGGAACTCGTCGATCGGGAGGAGACGGTTTACGACGGGCACAACACCTACTACATCACGCCGACCGCCCGCGACCTCGATTTCACCCTCCTGATGGCCGGTGACATGCTCTCGCCGTTCATCGGCGAGGAGGAGGTCGATCCGAACAGCGACGCCTTCTCCCAGTGGATCATGAACCTCGCGTACGAGGAGTAA
- a CDS encoding NRDE family protein, with translation MCTLTLAWQVFDEAPVTVAANRDEALDRESIPPGVYSEDPLAIAPRDAEAGGTWIGYNEHGVFAGVTNRWNDADLAGDRSRGLLVADVLAADSAAEAAAVVEETTAEYEYEGFYLVAADASDAIWFKWDGDLVRRTFEPGVHVVVNVAVDDDAEIPPIRQDLSRQQAASARAVRRELTVEPDETAAEWLDRAGDVLGDHEYGVCVHENGYGTRSSSLIAIGENTRYLYAPGPPCETEYERVATEHDAGTVDGEGHI, from the coding sequence GTGTGTACACTCACCCTCGCCTGGCAGGTCTTCGACGAGGCGCCGGTGACGGTCGCCGCGAACCGGGACGAAGCGCTCGACCGGGAGTCGATCCCGCCCGGCGTCTACAGTGAAGACCCGCTCGCGATCGCGCCGCGTGACGCCGAAGCCGGCGGCACGTGGATCGGCTACAACGAGCACGGCGTCTTCGCCGGCGTCACGAACCGCTGGAACGACGCCGATCTCGCCGGTGACCGCTCGCGAGGCCTGCTCGTCGCCGACGTCCTCGCGGCCGACTCCGCGGCCGAGGCTGCAGCCGTCGTCGAGGAGACGACGGCGGAGTACGAGTACGAGGGTTTCTACCTCGTCGCCGCCGACGCGTCGGACGCGATCTGGTTCAAGTGGGACGGCGATCTCGTTCGGAGGACCTTCGAACCCGGCGTCCACGTGGTCGTCAACGTCGCTGTCGACGACGACGCGGAGATTCCCCCGATCAGGCAGGACCTGTCGCGCCAGCAGGCAGCCAGCGCCCGTGCGGTCCGACGGGAACTCACGGTCGAACCCGACGAGACCGCGGCGGAGTGGCTCGATCGCGCCGGAGACGTGCTCGGCGACCACGAGTACGGCGTCTGCGTGCACGAGAACGGGTACGGGACCCGATCGTCCTCCCTGATCGCGATCGGCGAGAACACCCGGTACCTGTACGCGCCTGGCCCGCCGTGCGAGACCGAGTACGAGCGGGTCGCTACCGAGCACGACGCCGGCACTGTCGACGGCGAAGGGCACATTTAA
- a CDS encoding class I adenylate-forming enzyme family protein — MGGVIGGPIEWPTRDLLSHRASTTPQRPGLIDDETDEAWSFREFDRRADRVASRFAPLAADGERIGVLMNTRPAFAPVFFAAMRTGSTVVPLNVRETAGELASKVERTAPGAIVCERATESTASEIAPDDATVLSVDDPIDERTTPLLEQASDVGAGGPTADDPSASIEPVSLAPDETALVMFTSGTSGEPKGVRLTIGNLVASATASAFRLGVDPDDRWLCCLPMYHMGGLAPVVRSVLYGTTVVLQRSFESSETARVLAASDCTGVSLVPTMCKRLLDEGWRPHDGLRFVLLGGAPARAELLERALDAGVPVYPTYGMTETASQIATATPDETRVHGGTAGQPLVCTDVAIVDDDGRRLEPGEAGEIVVSGPTVTPGYLDDDVTATAFGDRGLHTGDVGYRDEDGRLWVLNRRSDRIVTGGENVDPGEVVAALRKAPAVAEAAVVGLDDPEWGERVAALVVPAGDGTDERSDEDSPRDVAPSGLLDHCADRLAGFKRPKTIAVVDSLPRTASGTVDRWAVRDRLREDGIDVAEGE; from the coding sequence GTGGGAGGAGTGATCGGCGGGCCGATCGAGTGGCCGACGCGGGACCTCCTCTCGCACCGCGCGTCGACCACGCCGCAGCGACCCGGCCTGATCGACGACGAAACGGACGAGGCGTGGTCGTTTCGCGAGTTCGATCGTCGCGCCGATCGGGTCGCGAGCAGGTTCGCTCCGCTCGCCGCGGACGGCGAGCGGATCGGCGTGCTGATGAACACCAGGCCGGCATTCGCGCCCGTCTTCTTCGCAGCGATGCGGACGGGATCGACCGTCGTCCCCCTGAACGTCCGCGAGACGGCGGGGGAACTCGCGTCGAAGGTCGAACGCACGGCACCCGGAGCTATCGTCTGCGAGCGAGCGACCGAATCGACTGCCAGCGAGATCGCGCCGGACGACGCGACGGTACTGTCGGTGGACGACCCGATCGACGAACGAACGACGCCGCTGCTGGAGCAGGCCAGCGACGTCGGGGCCGGCGGACCGACGGCCGACGATCCGTCGGCGTCGATCGAGCCCGTCTCGCTCGCACCCGACGAAACGGCGCTCGTCATGTTCACGTCGGGAACTTCGGGCGAGCCGAAAGGGGTCCGACTGACGATCGGCAACCTCGTCGCCAGCGCGACCGCCTCGGCGTTCCGACTCGGCGTCGACCCCGACGACAGGTGGCTGTGCTGTCTCCCGATGTACCACATGGGCGGGCTCGCACCGGTGGTCCGATCGGTGCTGTACGGGACGACGGTCGTCCTCCAGCGATCGTTCGAGTCGTCCGAGACGGCACGCGTCCTCGCGGCGTCCGACTGCACGGGCGTCTCGCTGGTGCCGACGATGTGCAAGCGACTGCTCGACGAGGGCTGGCGTCCCCACGACGGGCTCCGGTTCGTGCTCCTCGGGGGCGCACCCGCGAGGGCCGAGTTACTCGAACGCGCACTCGACGCGGGTGTCCCGGTTTACCCGACCTACGGGATGACCGAGACGGCTTCACAGATCGCGACCGCGACGCCGGACGAGACGCGCGTCCACGGGGGGACCGCGGGCCAGCCGCTGGTCTGTACCGACGTCGCGATCGTCGACGACGACGGAAGACGGCTCGAACCGGGCGAAGCCGGCGAGATCGTCGTTTCCGGTCCGACCGTGACGCCCGGCTACCTCGACGACGACGTGACTGCGACGGCGTTCGGCGATCGCGGACTCCACACGGGCGACGTCGGCTACCGTGACGAAGACGGCCGTCTCTGGGTGCTCAACCGCCGAAGCGATCGAATCGTGACGGGCGGTGAGAACGTCGATCCCGGAGAGGTCGTCGCGGCGCTCCGGAAGGCCCCGGCCGTGGCGGAGGCTGCCGTCGTCGGCCTCGACGACCCGGAATGGGGTGAGCGAGTGGCGGCGCTCGTCGTCCCTGCGGGAGACGGCACCGACGAGCGGTCCGACGAAGACTCGCCGCGAGACGTCGCCCCATCGGGCCTGCTGGACCACTGTGCCGATCGGCTCGCGGGGTTCAAACGGCCGAAGACGATCGCAGTCGTGGACTCGTTGCCCCGCACCGCCTCGGGGACCGTCGATCGTTGGGCCGTCCGGGACCGGCTTCGCGAGGACGGGATCGACGTGGCCGAAGGCGAGTGA
- the menC gene encoding o-succinylbenzoate synthase, whose product MSRTEDLALECRSFSLALDRPLATANGSIDTRDGFLVRLTDADGTVGYGEASPLPGWTESHADCEAALDRARDAFRNGDERDALEAVDRTSAARHAVTLAIADLKATQESTPLYRYLSEGPLVGRVPVNATIGDGDPAETAARARDAVDRGFDVCKVKVGRRSVDEDIERIRRVREAVGSAVDLRADANEAWTFEEAETAIGAFAELGVSILEQPLPAGALEGHAALRGDGVAIALDEGILEHGVDAICGAEAADAVVLKPMALGGIDVARQVAAWVAEVEITPLVTTTIDAVVARTGAVHLAAAIPDVPACGLATAELLAADLGHDPVLLENGSAVVPQAKGLGVEGVWEE is encoded by the coding sequence ATGAGCCGGACCGAGGACCTCGCACTCGAGTGTCGATCGTTCTCGCTCGCACTCGATCGGCCGCTGGCGACCGCGAACGGGTCGATCGACACTCGCGACGGATTCCTCGTCCGACTCACCGACGCCGACGGGACCGTCGGCTACGGCGAAGCGTCGCCGCTGCCGGGCTGGACTGAATCGCACGCCGACTGTGAGGCAGCCCTCGATCGGGCGCGCGATGCGTTCCGGAACGGGGACGAACGCGACGCACTCGAGGCGGTCGACCGCACGTCCGCGGCCCGGCACGCGGTCACGCTCGCGATCGCCGACCTGAAGGCGACTCAGGAGTCGACGCCGCTCTACCGCTATCTCAGCGAGGGGCCGCTCGTCGGCCGGGTTCCGGTGAACGCGACGATCGGCGACGGCGACCCGGCGGAGACGGCAGCACGAGCGCGCGACGCCGTCGATCGCGGCTTCGACGTCTGCAAAGTGAAAGTCGGTCGGCGGAGCGTCGACGAGGATATCGAGCGAATCCGGCGGGTTCGCGAGGCGGTCGGGTCGGCGGTCGACCTCCGCGCGGACGCGAACGAGGCCTGGACCTTCGAGGAAGCCGAGACCGCGATCGGGGCCTTCGCCGAACTCGGCGTGTCGATCCTCGAACAGCCGCTCCCGGCCGGTGCCCTCGAAGGACACGCCGCCCTCCGGGGGGACGGCGTCGCGATCGCGCTGGACGAAGGGATACTCGAACACGGCGTGGACGCGATCTGCGGGGCCGAGGCAGCGGACGCGGTCGTTCTCAAGCCTATGGCGCTGGGCGGCATCGACGTCGCACGCCAGGTCGCGGCCTGGGTAGCCGAAGTCGAGATCACGCCGCTAGTGACGACGACGATCGACGCCGTCGTCGCCCGGACGGGGGCCGTCCACCTCGCCGCGGCGATCCCCGACGTCCCCGCCTGCGGGCTCGCGACGGCCGAGTTGCTCGCCGCGGACCTCGGTCACGATCCCGTCCTCCTCGAGAACGGGTCGGCGGTCGTCCCGCAGGCGAAAGGCCTCGGCGTCGAGGGGGTGTGGGAGGAGTGA
- a CDS encoding 1,4-dihydroxy-2-naphthoate polyprenyltransferase, whose product MSTAEVEISRTKAWLMAARPQTLPAAAAPVIVGTGLAIHEGVFAPLPALLAFVGAALIQIGTNFANDYYDAIKGADTDDREGFTRVTQSGLIPPERVKLATIVTFGLAILAGTYLVYRGGLPILVIGLVSVLCGWAYTGGPYPLGYHGLGDPFVFVFFGIVAVTGTYYVQAAAVLAEPLATTIPEGTITREAIAASLPIASLSTMILVVNNVRDRETDAEAGKRTLAVRFGYFWSRVEYVGLLALAYVTPLWFWLAAGFGPEILLPLVSLPYAALIARTICTRTDGAALNPALERTGKLLALYAVLFATGLVIV is encoded by the coding sequence ATGAGCACGGCGGAGGTCGAAATCTCGCGGACGAAGGCGTGGCTGATGGCCGCACGTCCCCAGACGCTGCCGGCGGCGGCAGCGCCCGTGATCGTCGGGACGGGACTCGCGATTCACGAGGGCGTCTTTGCGCCGCTGCCCGCACTACTGGCGTTCGTCGGTGCGGCACTGATCCAGATCGGGACGAACTTCGCGAACGACTACTACGACGCGATCAAGGGAGCCGACACGGACGATCGCGAGGGGTTCACTCGGGTCACCCAGTCCGGACTCATTCCACCCGAACGGGTCAAACTCGCGACGATCGTCACGTTCGGGCTGGCGATCCTCGCGGGGACCTACCTCGTCTACCGCGGGGGGCTCCCGATCCTCGTGATCGGACTCGTGAGCGTGCTGTGTGGCTGGGCGTACACGGGCGGTCCGTACCCGCTCGGCTACCACGGCCTCGGTGATCCCTTCGTGTTCGTCTTCTTCGGGATTGTCGCCGTGACTGGTACGTACTACGTGCAGGCCGCGGCGGTCCTCGCGGAGCCGCTCGCGACGACGATCCCCGAGGGGACGATCACCCGGGAAGCGATCGCCGCCAGCCTTCCGATCGCGAGCCTCTCGACGATGATTCTGGTGGTGAACAACGTTCGGGACAGAGAGACGGACGCCGAGGCTGGCAAGCGAACGCTCGCCGTGCGGTTCGGGTACTTCTGGAGCCGCGTCGAGTACGTCGGGTTGCTCGCGCTGGCCTACGTCACGCCGCTGTGGTTCTGGCTCGCCGCGGGGTTCGGCCCGGAAATCCTGCTCCCGCTGGTGTCGCTGCCCTACGCCGCGCTGATCGCGCGGACGATCTGTACCCGGACCGACGGTGCGGCGCTCAACCCCGCCCTCGAACGGACGGGAAAGCTCCTCGCGCTGTACGCCGTGCTGTTCGCGACCGGACTGGTGATCGTATGA